One stretch of Spirochaeta lutea DNA includes these proteins:
- a CDS encoding helix-turn-helix transcriptional regulator, with product MEKRINILFIGFGLIVTLTNNLFLIGKHGISLALFTDPLFLFPVIGTLYFSLLQLTRGIIVKISHIVFLFIISAVGITDDPNSVYGLGFMLMCIYLLYKYGYLHSHFVAKSIGLMAVVYALILTSILGKTHVSIGLNVMAFVLFFFVAFFLGEWQWIQTLRQRDKDYKQRIQAMSGEPIDLEALKFTKREIDVGRYLIHFQETDKEIAWRMQVSPDTVRNHLKSMRRKAGVGTKQQLIEKIRWYYGHEDSPDSTIS from the coding sequence TTTCTAATTGGGAAACACGGTATAAGCCTGGCTCTATTCACGGATCCACTGTTCCTTTTTCCTGTCATCGGAACTCTGTATTTCTCCCTTCTCCAACTTACCCGAGGTATAATAGTCAAGATTTCACATATTGTGTTCTTGTTTATCATCAGTGCAGTAGGGATTACTGATGATCCCAATTCGGTTTACGGCCTGGGGTTCATGCTTATGTGCATTTATCTATTGTATAAATATGGATACCTGCACAGCCACTTCGTGGCGAAGAGCATAGGCCTCATGGCCGTGGTGTATGCCCTGATCTTGACTTCTATTCTCGGAAAAACCCATGTGAGCATAGGGTTGAATGTTATGGCCTTTGTCCTGTTTTTCTTTGTTGCCTTCTTCCTTGGCGAATGGCAGTGGATTCAGACCCTCCGTCAACGGGATAAGGACTACAAACAGCGCATTCAGGCAATGTCCGGGGAGCCGATTGATCTTGAGGCCCTCAAATTTACTAAACGTGAGATTGATGTTGGCCGGTACCTCATCCATTTCCAGGAAACGGATAAAGAAATCGCCTGGCGGATGCAGGTATCACCCGACACGGTGCGGAATCACCTGAAATCCATGCGGCGCAAGGCGGGGGTCGGTACGAAGCAGCAACTCATCGAGAAGATACGTTGGTACTACGGGCACGAAGATTCCCCGGATTCCACTATTTCTTAA